The Agromyces marinus genome window below encodes:
- a CDS encoding glycosyltransferase, whose translation MTDLVVLSLERWDQVWRRNQHLVAGLLRTDPGLRVLFVEPAADPVHDLASRRRPGTGQGVTEVGDPAPGRLWTYRPTKWLPRRFDARADARLADGVVRAATSLGMEHPLLWINDPGAVELAERTGWPTLYDITDDWLAADRSESERARTAATEARLLEVAREVVVCSPELARRKGATRPVTLIPNGVDAAAYRRPAARPTDLPAGRTALYLGTAHPDRIDVALCEETARVLAAAGGGTLVLVGPNLLGEAATARLEAAGVVLLGPRPSADVVGYLQHADVLIVPHVVTPFTDSLDPIKLYEYQAVGRPVVSTPVAGFRDVADARVTVAERDAFPAVVGAAVATASAFPHGADGPASDWSERVRAMAEVLARLAGTAA comes from the coding sequence ATGACCGATCTCGTCGTGCTCTCGCTCGAGCGCTGGGACCAGGTCTGGCGGCGCAACCAGCACCTCGTCGCGGGGTTGCTGCGCACCGACCCTGGGCTGCGCGTGCTCTTCGTCGAACCGGCCGCCGACCCCGTGCACGACCTCGCGTCGCGCCGGCGGCCCGGCACCGGGCAGGGCGTGACCGAGGTCGGCGACCCGGCTCCCGGGCGGCTCTGGACCTATCGCCCGACCAAGTGGCTGCCGCGGCGGTTCGACGCGCGCGCCGATGCGCGGCTCGCGGACGGCGTCGTGCGCGCCGCGACATCCCTGGGCATGGAGCATCCGCTGCTCTGGATCAACGACCCGGGCGCCGTCGAACTCGCCGAGCGCACCGGTTGGCCGACGCTGTACGACATCACCGACGACTGGCTCGCGGCCGACCGGTCCGAGAGCGAACGCGCTCGCACGGCCGCGACCGAGGCCCGGCTGCTCGAGGTGGCCCGCGAGGTCGTCGTCTGCTCACCGGAGCTCGCGCGTCGCAAGGGCGCGACGCGCCCCGTCACGCTCATCCCCAACGGGGTCGACGCGGCCGCCTACCGGCGGCCGGCGGCTCGCCCGACCGACCTGCCCGCCGGCCGCACCGCGCTCTACCTCGGCACCGCCCACCCCGACCGCATCGACGTCGCGCTGTGCGAGGAGACCGCGCGCGTGCTCGCCGCGGCGGGCGGCGGCACGCTCGTGCTCGTCGGCCCGAACCTGCTCGGCGAAGCGGCGACCGCGCGCCTCGAGGCCGCCGGCGTTGTGCTGCTCGGCCCCCGGCCGAGCGCCGACGTCGTCGGCTACCTGCAGCACGCCGACGTGCTCATCGTGCCGCACGTCGTCACACCGTTCACCGACAGCCTCGACCCGATCAAGCTCTACGAGTACCAGGCCGTCGGGCGGCCGGTCGTCTCGACGCCGGTCGCGGGGTTCCGGGATGTGGCAGACGCGCGGGTCACGGTCGCGGAGCGGGATGCGTTCCCGGCGGTGGTCGGCGCGGCCGTGGCGACGGCCTCGGCATTCCCCCACGGTGCGGACGGTCCGGCGAGCGACTGGAGCGAACGCGTCCGCGCGATGGCAGAGGTCTTGGCCCGCCTCGCCGGCACCGCCGCGTGA
- a CDS encoding glycosyltransferase family 4 protein, which yields MTDIIHAITPGDHFSPRTGSAIPTVVNGLATASALAGDPYRHLVVLDRSTMTPRYPSAGPVEYHGEPRPSRAERYRDLAAGALGRPRRGTRRYYGPAAEAIRGLEPGIVIGHNAPVLPSMLDGSGHRTAIFIHNELMRTYSRFEARRVFGRADLIVCVSAWLAARTAAQLPSSIRARIRVVPNGVDTNQFRPRPMAASASSGPLRVIYVGRTIELKGPDVLLRAAAALSDLEVEYTIVGSPGFAREAALSAYERRLRELARAGRADVTFIPFVDRAGLPDLIRDADVMVVPSVRSEASGLTAGEGMASGLAIIASRVGGLPEVVGDAGILVEPNDPGALAEAIAAIATDRGRLRDLQVAARQRALVHDWDRAWSLFRRALDEL from the coding sequence TCACCGAGGACGGGTTCGGCGATTCCGACCGTGGTGAACGGCCTGGCGACGGCTTCGGCGCTCGCGGGTGACCCGTACCGCCATCTCGTGGTGCTCGACCGGTCGACGATGACGCCGCGCTACCCCTCCGCAGGGCCGGTCGAGTATCACGGTGAGCCCAGGCCGAGCCGTGCGGAACGCTACCGCGACCTCGCGGCCGGGGCCCTCGGCCGCCCTCGCCGTGGGACCCGGCGGTACTACGGGCCCGCCGCGGAGGCGATACGCGGACTCGAACCCGGAATCGTCATCGGCCACAATGCACCGGTGCTCCCGTCGATGCTCGATGGCTCCGGTCATCGCACGGCCATCTTCATCCACAACGAGCTGATGCGGACGTACTCCCGATTCGAGGCCCGCCGGGTCTTCGGCAGGGCCGACCTCATCGTCTGCGTGAGCGCGTGGCTGGCCGCGCGGACCGCAGCGCAGCTTCCGAGCAGCATCCGGGCCCGCATTCGGGTGGTGCCGAACGGCGTCGACACGAATCAGTTCCGACCCCGGCCCATGGCCGCATCCGCTTCATCCGGCCCCCTCCGTGTCATCTACGTCGGGCGGACGATCGAGCTCAAGGGGCCCGACGTGCTCCTTCGGGCTGCCGCGGCGCTCTCCGATCTCGAGGTCGAGTACACGATCGTCGGCAGCCCCGGGTTCGCCCGCGAGGCAGCTCTCAGTGCGTACGAACGCCGCCTTCGTGAGCTCGCACGTGCGGGCCGGGCCGACGTCACGTTCATCCCCTTCGTCGATCGTGCCGGACTGCCCGACCTGATCCGAGATGCCGACGTGATGGTGGTGCCCTCCGTGCGGTCGGAAGCGAGCGGGCTGACCGCCGGCGAGGGAATGGCCAGCGGCCTGGCGATCATCGCGAGCCGTGTCGGCGGCCTGCCGGAGGTGGTCGGCGACGCCGGCATCCTGGTCGAGCCGAATGATCCCGGGGCGCTCGCGGAGGCCATCGCAGCGATCGCCACGGATCGGGGCAGGCTTCGCGATCTCCAGGTGGCGGCTCGACAGCGTGCACTGGTGCACGACTGGGATCGGGCCTGGAGCCTGTTCCGCCGCGCGCTCGACGAGCTCTGA